A single genomic interval of Marmota flaviventris isolate mMarFla1 chromosome 14, mMarFla1.hap1, whole genome shotgun sequence harbors:
- the Ston1 gene encoding stonin-1: MCSTNPGNWVTFDDDPAFQSSPKSKNFPLENQSVCRPNGLKLNLPGLREFPSGPSSTSSTPLSSPIVDFYFSPGPPSNSPLSTPTKDFPGFPSIPKSGVHVLYPIPESSPNCPLVPAGTGSSLLSTKSTCVSQAFVPKDPSCTPPAPRVGLSDETSPQQAEGGGLQSDAPQFQYFQEDCAFSSPFWKDEGSTSQFTFDPSGSRKTFSSRDREMPMDQKSLNKCSLDYICEKLEHFQSAEHQDPLGNLSAQCPYAEDSVSSFVPHTLFRSQPKAGWSFMLRIPEKKNMMSSRQWGPIFLKVLPGGILQMYYEKGLEKPFKEFQLDPHCRLSEPKVENFSVAGKIHTVKIEHVSYTEKRKYHSKTEVVHEPDVEQMLKLGSTEYRDFLDFLTTVEEELLKLPVVPKPKKNYEEQEISLEIVDNFWGKVTKEDGKLVESAVITQIHCLCFVNGNVECFLTLNDLGLQKQDECCFEKDPEKKWIEILDYHFHKCVKGQEYQQSRIVKFVPLDACRFELMRFKTLYDGDELPFSVKSIVVVQGAYVELQAFVNMAPLAQRPSHSSSLRCCDNIMIHFPVPSQWIKALWTMNLQRQKSLKAKMNRRACLGSLHEPESEPVIQVTVGSAKYESAYRAVVWKIDRLPDKNSSPDHPHCLSYKLELGSDQEIPSDWYPFATVQFSMPESCASRTEVRSLGMESDVQPQKHVQQRACYNIQVEIEKKWIKIDGEDPDKAGGCITQ, from the exons ATGTGCTCCACAAACCCAGGCAATTGGGTCACCTTTGATGACGACCCTGCTTTTCAGTCTTCTCCAAAGTCCAAGAATTTCCCTCTGGAGAATCAAAGTGTCTGTAGACCAAATGGACTTAAACTGAACCTGCCTGGTCTCAGAGAATTTCCCAGTGGGCCTTCCTCCACCAGCAGCACCCCGCTGTCTTCTCCCATTGTTGATTTTTACTTTAGTCCGGGACCTCCAAGTAATTCTCCCCTTTCTACACCAACCAAAGACTTCCCAGGTTTTCCCAGCATCCCTAAATCAGGGGTTCATGTCCTTTATCCCATTCCAGAATCTTCTCCAAACTGTCCACTTGTGCCAGCAGGAACAGGTTCCTCCTTATTGTCTACTAAGTCCACCTGTGTCTCCCAGGCTTTCGTACCTAAGGACCCCTCATGTACACCTCCAGCTCCCAGAGTGGGTCTCTCAGATGAAACGAGTCCTCAACAGGCTGAAGGTGGAGGTCTGCAAAGTGATGCTCCCCAGTTTCAGTATTTTCAGGAGGACTGCGCTTTTTCAAGTCCATTTTGGAAAGATGAAGGCAGCACTTCTCAGTTCACCTTTGACCCCTCGGGAAGCAGAAAGACTTTCTCGTCAAGAGACAGGGAGATGCCTATGGATCAAAAAAGCCTAAATAAATGTTCCCTTGACTACATCTGTGAGAAGCTTGAACACTTCCAGTCAGCCGAGCACCAAGACCCTCTTGGAAATTTGTCTGCGCAGTGTCCCTATGCCGAAGACTCTGTCTCTTCCTTTGTCCCCCATACGCTTTTCAGGAGTCAGCCCAAAGCCGGATGGTCCTTCATGCTGAGAATCCCTGAAAAGAAGAACATGATGTCTTCCCGGCAATGGGGCCCAATTTTTCTGAAAGTCTTACCCGGAGGAATTTTGCAAATGTATTATGAGAAGGGCTTGGAGAAGCCATTCAAAGAGTTCCAGCTTGACCCACATTGCAGACTTTCTGAACCCAAAGTTGAGAACTTTAGTGTGGCGGGGAAAATCCATACTGTGAAGATTGAACATGTGTCTTacacagaaaaaaggaaataccatTCTAAGACAGAAGTCGTTCATGAACCAGACGTAGAGCAGATGTTGAAGTTGGGGTCCACAGAGTACCGGGACTTCCTGGACTTTCTGACTACtgtggaggaggagctgctgaaGCTGCCAGTCGTTCCCAAACCAAAGAAGAACTATGAGGAGCAAGAAATTTCCCTGGAAATTGTGGACAACTTTTGGGGTAAAGTCACAAAAGAGGATGGGAAATTGGTTGAAAGTGCTGTCATAACTCAAATCCATTGCCTCTGCTTTGTGAATGGGAACGTGGAGTGCTTTTTAACCTTGAATGACCTTGGACTGCAAAAGCAAGATGAATGCTGTTTTGAAAAAGATCCAGAAAAGAAGTGGATCGAGATTCTTGACTACCATTTTCATAAGTGTGTGAAAGGACAAGAATATCAGCAGTCAAGAATCGTTAAGTTTGTCCCTCTTGATGCCTGCCGGTTTGAGCTGATGCGTTTTAAGACTTTGTATGATGGGGACGAGCTTCCCTTTTCTGTGAAGTCCATCGTGGTTGTCCAAGGCGCCTACGTGGAACTTCAGGCCTTTGTCAACATGGCCCCGTTGGCTCAGAGGCCATCCCACTCCAGTTCCTTGAGGTGCTGTGACAATATAATGATACACTTTCCTGTCCCGTCTCAGTGGATCAAGGCTCTCTGGACCATGAACCTCCAGAGGCAGAAGTCCCTGAAAGCCAAAATGAACCGCAGGGCCTGTCTGGGGAGTTTACATGAACCTGAATCTGAACCTGTCATTCAGGTCACTGTGGGGTCAGCCAAATATGAGAGTGCCTACCGGGCTGTGGTGTGGAAGATAGATCGGCTTCCTgataaaaattcaa GTCCTGATCATCCCCACTGTCTGTCATACAAACTAGAACTTGGATCAGACCAAGAAATTCCCTCTGACTGGTATCCATTTGCTACTGTTCAGTTTTCTATGCCTGAGTCCTGTGCCTCAAGGACAGAGgtcaggtctctggggatggagaGCGATGTCCAGCCACAGAAACATGTTCAACAGCGAGCTTGCTACAACATCCAG gttgaaatagaaaagaaatggattAAAATTGATGGAGAAGACCCAGATAAAGCTGGTGGCTGCATAACTCAGTAG